In Devosia sp. 1566, a single genomic region encodes these proteins:
- a CDS encoding DUF2237 domain-containing protein has translation MNARNFGEGAGERNVLGEPLEPCSTSPLTGFFRSGYCAAGPDGVARHLVCIEASEAFLAYSKGAGNDLSTPRPEWGFPGLKAGDRWCLLAERWAQALEAGQAPRVFMHSTNEAVLDGLSLADLKAHARDLN, from the coding sequence GTGAACGCGCGCAATTTCGGTGAAGGGGCGGGGGAGCGCAATGTGCTCGGCGAACCGCTCGAGCCCTGCTCCACCAGTCCGCTGACGGGGTTCTTCCGCAGCGGCTATTGTGCCGCGGGCCCAGACGGCGTGGCCCGGCATCTGGTCTGCATCGAGGCGAGCGAAGCCTTTCTCGCCTACTCCAAAGGCGCGGGCAATGATCTGTCCACGCCCCGCCCCGAATGGGGCTTTCCCGGCCTCAAGGCGGGAGACCGCTGGTGCCTTCTGGCCGAGCGGTGGGCACAGGCGCTGGAAGCAGGGCAGGCGCCCCGCGTCTTCATGCACTCAACCAATGAAGCGGTGCTGGACGGGCTGAGCCTTGCTGATCTCAAGGCTCATGCACGCGATTTGAATTGA
- a CDS encoding PAS domain-containing sensor histidine kinase, whose translation MAVTPIRDDNYPEPLVDSGRGGYGLWRVVALGLALVALAVGYAMFGDHVPLDLVMTFVGMLAVVGVFCLFGLAAGLFRFAGNEERRTTSHAIVDSLPFGAVVADRDGRISYVNAHYGSFAGALNNGVPVGVPRLFAGQSDASEAIYRLSRAAKDGRSAVEDIRLIGGLGGSQAESNRAFWYRVGVRPLPVTEGESKPKVIWTVEDITRDRDNNESAFRDLQRAIDYLDHSPAGFFSADARGRIQYLNSTLADWLGYDLAEFNAGQLSLRDVVHGDGATLLMRGRGDGEIRTEIIDIDLVRRNGTTLPVRLLHRAARMADGELGETRTLVLDMTSAPDTEEALRAAEIRFSRFFNDTPFAIATLDSEGRIIRTNAPFGRIFHWSGEEKSLEMQPLIDLIGQGSRDRFARAIADASAHRSAVEPVDALLSAEGEHAVRLYLSGSETLSGSPEQVNVYALDMTDQRKLEAQFAQSQKMQAVGQLAGGVAHDFNNLLTAIIGFSDLLLLKHKPGDPSFSELMQIKQNANRAAGLTRQLLAFSRRQTLRPQVLELPLIVDDLTVLLKRMIGDKNTLGVDHGRNIWPVRADVVQLEQVVINLVVNARDAMPDGGSITIRTSNVSRAEAEAMQFDGMVAADYVLIEVQDTGTGMTQEVLTKIFEPFFTTKELGKGTGLGLSTVYGIIKQTEGYIYPVSTVGVGTTFKIFLPRYVPSEIEATAKVAAAAAPVRDLTGEERILLVEDEESVRAFSARALRATGYEVFEADGGEEALEVLEELEFKIDLMISDVVMPEMDGPTLLKHVRKTMPRLKVIFVSGYAEESVRRDIEDDQSVEFLPKPYSLDQINSKVKEVLQKLDEGQAQ comes from the coding sequence ATGGCCGTCACGCCGATCCGGGATGACAATTATCCCGAGCCGCTGGTGGATTCGGGGCGGGGCGGATACGGGCTCTGGCGCGTTGTGGCACTGGGACTGGCGCTGGTGGCGCTGGCGGTGGGCTACGCGATGTTCGGTGATCACGTGCCGCTTGATCTGGTGATGACCTTTGTGGGCATGCTGGCAGTGGTCGGCGTGTTCTGCCTGTTTGGACTGGCTGCGGGCCTGTTCCGCTTTGCCGGTAATGAGGAGCGGCGCACCACGTCCCACGCGATCGTCGACAGCCTGCCCTTTGGCGCGGTGGTGGCGGATCGGGATGGGCGCATTTCCTATGTGAATGCGCACTATGGCAGCTTTGCGGGGGCGCTCAACAATGGGGTTCCGGTGGGCGTGCCGCGCTTGTTTGCCGGACAATCCGATGCCAGCGAAGCGATTTACCGCCTGTCGCGCGCGGCCAAGGACGGGCGCAGCGCGGTGGAGGATATCCGCCTGATCGGGGGGCTGGGGGGGTCCCAGGCCGAAAGCAATCGCGCCTTCTGGTACCGGGTTGGAGTGCGGCCATTGCCGGTCACCGAAGGCGAATCCAAGCCCAAGGTGATCTGGACGGTCGAGGACATCACCCGCGACCGCGACAATAATGAAAGCGCTTTCCGCGATCTGCAGCGCGCGATCGATTATCTCGATCATTCGCCGGCGGGCTTTTTCTCGGCTGATGCGCGTGGGCGGATCCAGTATCTGAACTCAACCCTTGCCGACTGGCTGGGTTACGATCTGGCTGAATTCAATGCCGGCCAGCTCAGTCTGCGCGACGTGGTGCATGGCGATGGCGCGACGTTGTTGATGCGTGGTCGCGGTGACGGGGAAATCCGCACCGAGATCATCGATATCGACCTGGTGCGCCGCAACGGCACAACATTGCCGGTGCGTCTCCTGCATCGCGCGGCTCGCATGGCCGACGGTGAACTGGGCGAAACGCGCACCCTGGTGCTCGACATGACCAGCGCGCCCGATACCGAGGAAGCGTTGCGGGCGGCGGAAATCCGGTTCTCGCGCTTTTTCAACGATACGCCATTTGCAATCGCGACGCTCGACAGCGAAGGGCGGATTATCCGCACCAATGCCCCATTTGGGCGCATCTTCCATTGGTCGGGTGAGGAAAAGAGCCTTGAAATGCAGCCGCTGATCGACCTGATCGGCCAAGGCAGCCGCGACCGTTTTGCGCGCGCCATCGCCGATGCTTCGGCGCATCGCTCGGCAGTGGAGCCGGTGGATGCGTTGCTGAGCGCGGAAGGCGAGCACGCCGTGCGGCTTTATCTATCGGGCTCTGAAACCCTGTCGGGCTCGCCCGAGCAGGTCAATGTCTATGCCCTCGACATGACCGACCAGCGCAAGCTTGAGGCGCAGTTTGCCCAAAGCCAGAAGATGCAGGCCGTGGGACAGCTCGCCGGCGGCGTTGCGCATGATTTCAACAACTTGCTGACCGCAATCATCGGCTTTTCCGATCTGCTGCTGCTCAAGCATAAGCCGGGCGATCCATCGTTCAGCGAACTGATGCAGATCAAGCAGAACGCCAACCGTGCAGCGGGGCTGACACGGCAGTTGCTGGCGTTCTCGCGACGGCAAACTCTGCGGCCGCAAGTGCTTGAGCTGCCGCTGATTGTTGACGATCTGACCGTGCTGCTCAAGCGGATGATCGGGGACAAGAACACGCTGGGCGTTGATCACGGCCGCAATATCTGGCCGGTGCGCGCCGATGTCGTCCAGCTCGAACAGGTGGTGATCAACCTTGTGGTCAATGCGCGCGACGCCATGCCCGATGGTGGTTCGATCACCATTCGCACCAGCAATGTCAGCCGCGCCGAGGCCGAGGCCATGCAGTTCGATGGCATGGTGGCGGCCGATTATGTGTTGATCGAAGTGCAGGACACCGGCACCGGGATGACCCAGGAAGTGCTCACCAAGATCTTCGAGCCCTTTTTCACCACCAAGGAGCTGGGCAAGGGCACGGGGCTGGGGTTGTCGACGGTCTACGGCATTATCAAGCAGACCGAAGGTTACATCTATCCGGTCTCGACCGTCGGGGTTGGCACCACGTTCAAAATCTTCCTGCCGCGCTATGTGCCCTCCGAGATCGAGGCAACGGCGAAGGTGGCCGCGGCGGCGGCGCCGGTGCGGGACCTGACCGGCGAAGAGCGTATCCTGTTGGTTGAGGACGAGGAAAGCGTGCGGGCATTCTCCGCGCGCGCATTGCGAGCGACCGGCTACGAGGTGTTCGAGGCCGATGGCGGCGAAGAAGCCCTTGAAGTGCTCGAAGAGCTCGAGTTCAAGATCGATCTGATGATTTCGGACGTGGTGATGCCCGAGATGGATGGGCCGACGCTGCTCAAGCATGTGCGCAAGACCATGCCGCGGCTCAAGGTGATCTTTGTGTCGGGTTATGCCGAGGAAAGCGTGCGCCGCGATATCGAGGATGACCAGAGCGTCGAGTTCCTGCCCAAGCCTTATTCGCTTGACCAGATCAATTCCAAGGTCAAAGAGGTGCTGCAAAAGCTGGACGAAGGCCAGGCGCAGTGA
- the flhB gene encoding flagellar biosynthesis protein FlhB translates to MSDEAPEKSSKTEDPSAKKLEDAHKKGDVAKSQEVTTWFMLAGSAAVFALLGPSTSASLMGSLKTLLTNADRYELGGPAFGSFFNGLALALVGTIMVPLLILSFCAVVANLVQHRFLFSAEPITPKLSKISPLAGFKRLFSGEALVNFLKGLVKLGLVGAVLVGVVWPERDRLDTMMTADPLLILQFFQDIGLKVFGATLAVVTLIAMADYVYVRRKWWTRQMMTLQETKDEYKQMEGDPHVKGRIRQLRQERSRKRMMAAVPDATVVVTNPTHFAVALKYDRSMRAPLCVAKGADAVALRIRTLAGEHNVPIVENPPLARALFASVEVDEPIPAEHFKAVAEVIGFVMRLRPSTGWRPTR, encoded by the coding sequence ATGTCGGACGAGGCGCCCGAAAAATCCAGCAAAACCGAAGACCCTTCCGCCAAAAAGCTCGAGGACGCGCACAAAAAGGGTGACGTGGCCAAGAGCCAGGAGGTGACCACCTGGTTCATGCTGGCGGGCTCGGCGGCGGTGTTTGCGCTGCTTGGGCCATCCACCAGCGCCAGCTTGATGGGGTCGCTCAAAACGCTGCTCACCAATGCCGATCGGTACGAGCTGGGTGGTCCCGCATTCGGCTCGTTCTTCAACGGGCTGGCGCTGGCGCTTGTCGGCACGATCATGGTGCCGCTGCTGATCTTGTCGTTCTGCGCTGTTGTGGCCAATCTGGTGCAGCATCGGTTCCTGTTTTCGGCCGAGCCAATCACGCCCAAACTGTCCAAGATTTCGCCGCTGGCGGGGTTCAAGCGGCTGTTTTCGGGGGAAGCGCTGGTCAACTTCCTCAAGGGGCTGGTCAAGCTGGGACTGGTGGGAGCGGTGCTGGTGGGTGTCGTTTGGCCCGAGCGCGACCGGCTCGACACGATGATGACGGCCGACCCGCTGCTGATCCTGCAATTCTTCCAGGATATCGGGCTCAAGGTGTTCGGTGCGACGCTGGCCGTAGTGACGCTGATCGCCATGGCGGATTATGTTTATGTGCGCCGCAAATGGTGGACGCGCCAGATGATGACGCTCCAGGAAACCAAGGACGAATACAAGCAGATGGAAGGCGACCCGCACGTCAAGGGCCGCATCCGCCAACTGCGCCAGGAGCGCTCGCGCAAGCGCATGATGGCCGCGGTGCCTGACGCCACGGTGGTGGTCACCAATCCGACGCACTTTGCAGTAGCGCTGAAATATGATCGCTCGATGCGAGCGCCGCTTTGCGTTGCCAAGGGCGCTGACGCGGTGGCCCTGCGCATCCGCACGCTGGCCGGCGAGCACAATGTGCCGATTGTAGAGAACCCGCCGCTAGCTCGGGCATTGTTCGCGAGCGTCGAAGTCGATGAGCCCATTCCGGCCGAGCACTTCAAGGCCGTCGCGGAGGTGATCGGCTTCGTGATGCGATTGCGCCCCAGCACAGGGTGGCGGCCAACACGCTGA
- the fliR gene encoding flagellar biosynthetic protein FliR yields MSLALNWLPNMAFVYLLLFARIGAILMLMPGLGEQTIPARMRLSFALAFTLVLYPLLAGQMPPLPTGIMGIVPLLFHELAVGLILGAIARITVMATQVAGAIVAFNAGMSMAQTADPTQGGIQGAVFGTFLSFVGVALIFATDLHHVALAATYDSYTLFSPTDPLMWEDAAQLAIRTVSGAFTVGVQMSAPFIVFGLVFNLGAGILARLMPALQVFFVLMPANVMVGLILFALLLTMMMGWYISAFEQHLAMWRG; encoded by the coding sequence GTGTCTCTCGCGCTCAACTGGCTGCCCAACATGGCCTTTGTGTACCTGCTGCTGTTTGCCCGGATCGGGGCCATTCTGATGCTGATGCCGGGGCTGGGGGAGCAAACCATCCCGGCGCGGATGCGGCTCAGTTTTGCGCTGGCGTTTACGCTGGTGCTGTACCCGCTCCTGGCCGGGCAGATGCCGCCGCTGCCGACAGGGATCATGGGCATCGTGCCGTTGCTGTTTCATGAACTGGCGGTTGGGCTTATCCTGGGCGCGATCGCCCGGATCACGGTGATGGCGACGCAGGTGGCGGGCGCGATCGTGGCTTTCAATGCCGGTATGAGCATGGCGCAGACGGCCGACCCTACCCAGGGCGGCATCCAGGGCGCGGTGTTCGGCACCTTTCTCTCTTTTGTGGGCGTGGCGCTGATCTTTGCCACCGATTTGCATCATGTGGCGCTGGCCGCGACCTATGACAGCTACACCCTGTTCAGCCCGACCGATCCGCTGATGTGGGAGGATGCGGCGCAACTGGCGATCCGCACGGTGAGCGGGGCGTTCACGGTCGGGGTGCAGATGTCGGCGCCGTTTATTGTATTTGGGCTCGTGTTCAACCTGGGGGCGGGGATCCTGGCGCGCTTGATGCCGGCGCTGCAGGTGTTTTTCGTATTGATGCCCGCCAATGTGATGGTCGGATTGATCCTCTTTGCCTTGCTGCTGACCATGATGATGGGCTGGTATATCAGCGCCTTCGAGCAGCATCTGGCGATGTGGCGGGGCTAG
- the fliQ gene encoding flagellar biosynthesis protein FliQ: MTGAEVLDIATDGIWTLIIVSAPMMIVGLLVGVVIALFQALTQIQEQTLVFVPKIIAIFITMLLTLPFAGAQMGAYMSRVVDMIIVGG, encoded by the coding sequence ATGACCGGCGCTGAAGTTCTCGACATTGCCACCGATGGGATCTGGACGCTGATCATTGTTTCGGCGCCGATGATGATCGTCGGGCTTCTGGTGGGCGTGGTGATCGCGTTGTTCCAGGCGCTGACGCAGATCCAGGAGCAGACCCTGGTGTTCGTGCCCAAGATCATTGCGATCTTCATCACCATGCTGCTGACCCTGCCATTCGCGGGCGCGCAGATGGGGGCCTATATGTCTCGGGTCGTCGACATGATCATCGTGGGCGGTTGA
- the fliE gene encoding flagellar hook-basal body complex protein FliE: protein MAIPFNAATAAYGNASRLISQAAKPGTDLLAKGAGAPDFAQMLAQSVQGVVETGRASDQMAIDMVNGKANPVDMVTAISQTEIAIESMVAVRDRVISAYEEIMRMPI from the coding sequence ATGGCCATCCCGTTCAATGCCGCCACCGCCGCCTACGGCAATGCTTCGCGCCTGATCAGCCAGGCCGCCAAGCCCGGCACCGACCTGCTCGCCAAGGGGGCGGGCGCGCCGGACTTTGCGCAGATGCTGGCGCAAAGCGTCCAGGGCGTGGTGGAGACCGGCCGAGCCTCGGACCAGATGGCCATCGACATGGTCAATGGCAAAGCCAATCCGGTGGACATGGTGACAGCCATCTCGCAGACGGAAATCGCGATCGAAAGCATGGTAGCGGTACGTGACCGGGTGATTTCGGCTTATGAAGAAATCATGCGGATGCCGATCTAG
- the flgC gene encoding flagellar basal body rod protein FlgC translates to MDFNASLRIAATGLHAQTARMRVIAENLANTDSAGKAPGDEPYRRRVPTFEVGLDNETGARIVEVGKLAYDMSDFNSRYEPGHPAADESGYVQYPNVDPLIESMDMREAQRTYEANLNVVSVTRQMLGRTLDILRG, encoded by the coding sequence ATGGATTTCAACGCCTCGCTCCGCATTGCCGCCACGGGGCTGCATGCCCAGACCGCGCGGATGCGCGTCATCGCGGAAAACCTTGCCAACACCGATTCGGCTGGCAAGGCGCCGGGGGACGAGCCTTATCGTCGGCGAGTGCCCACCTTTGAAGTGGGGCTCGACAACGAGACGGGGGCACGCATCGTGGAAGTGGGCAAGCTTGCCTATGACATGAGCGATTTCAACAGCCGCTATGAGCCAGGCCATCCGGCCGCCGACGAGAGCGGCTATGTGCAATATCCCAATGTCGACCCGTTGATCGAAAGCATGGATATGCGCGAGGCCCAGCGCACCTATGAAGCCAATCTGAACGTCGTTTCCGTGACCCGCCAGATGCTCGGGCGCACGCTCGACATCCTGCGCGGCTAG
- the flgB gene encoding flagellar basal body rod protein FlgB has protein sequence MGLMDLPVFNALTDKMRWHQARQGLLAENVANAETPGYRGRDLAQFEFGAQGPSSSASIVTSATQPTHFSVSSSNGGFGAQRMANFEITPEGNGVTLEDEMMKVTTNLMDYQAATSLYQKSIKIIRTALGKSA, from the coding sequence ATGGGCCTGATGGATCTGCCGGTCTTTAATGCCTTGACCGACAAAATGCGCTGGCACCAAGCCCGTCAAGGCTTATTGGCCGAGAACGTTGCCAATGCGGAAACGCCGGGCTATCGCGGCCGCGATTTAGCGCAGTTCGAATTCGGGGCGCAGGGTCCCAGCTCATCCGCCAGCATTGTCACTTCGGCGACGCAGCCCACCCATTTCAGCGTTTCAAGCAGCAATGGGGGCTTTGGCGCCCAGCGCATGGCCAATTTCGAGATCACGCCGGAAGGCAACGGGGTGACGCTGGAAGACGAGATGATGAAGGTGACCACCAATCTGATGGATTACCAGGCAGCCACCTCGCTCTACCAGAAGAGCATCAAGATCATTCGCACCGCGCTCGGCAAATCGGCTTAG
- a CDS encoding flagellar biosynthetic protein FliO: MGFITSILGDSGATLLTALFALGAVLVLIVLAVWLLKFVFTATGKPARAGRGPRLGVVETLQLDGRRQLLLVRRDNVEHLVLTGGTQDLLLEADIPVDDLPTPTRRPVPVVPSRRTRPAPAPQAAAPAVASPPAAPAPVAPVAAPPPSAIERLRDFGRGTQPKPVSLRHTGLLKPGSNGDNHPAHNPDNSAAHPLDSAKENTGAKSRENAESVGGTTKGDR, from the coding sequence ATGGGTTTCATCACCAGCATACTGGGCGACTCGGGAGCAACGCTCCTTACCGCCCTGTTCGCCCTGGGCGCGGTGCTGGTCCTGATCGTGCTTGCGGTATGGCTGCTCAAGTTCGTGTTTACCGCCACCGGCAAGCCTGCGCGCGCCGGCCGCGGCCCACGTCTGGGTGTGGTGGAAACCCTGCAGCTCGATGGCCGGCGCCAATTGCTCCTCGTTCGCCGCGACAATGTCGAACATCTCGTGCTGACCGGCGGCACCCAGGACCTGCTGCTTGAAGCGGATATCCCGGTTGATGACCTTCCGACGCCGACGCGTCGTCCGGTCCCCGTGGTCCCCTCCCGCCGCACCCGGCCCGCGCCGGCGCCGCAGGCGGCCGCACCGGCAGTTGCTTCCCCCCCGGCGGCACCTGCTCCGGTGGCTCCTGTTGCAGCACCGCCCCCTTCCGCCATCGAGCGTTTGCGCGATTTCGGCCGGGGCACTCAGCCCAAGCCAGTTTCCTTGCGCCACACCGGCCTGCTCAAGCCCGGCAGCAACGGCGACAATCACCCGGCGCATAACCCCGACAATTCGGCTGCGCACCCGCTCGACTCAGCTAAAGAGAACACTGGGGCGAAGAGCAGGGAAAACGCGGAGAGTGTCGGCGGCACCACCAAAGGCGATCGATAA
- the fliP gene encoding flagellar type III secretion system pore protein FliP (The bacterial flagellar biogenesis protein FliP forms a type III secretion system (T3SS)-type pore required for flagellar assembly.), giving the protein MAPSLAFGQDVNIDFGDDASLTERAVQLIGLVTILALAPSILVMVTSFTRIVVVLSLLRTAIGLQTAPPNSVMVSLALFLTIFVMQPTLQQTYDLGIAPLIAGEIEAPEAFELGSAPIHAFMRANVRDKDLELFYDLTEAEPPADPEAISLQLLIPAFMISELRRAFEIGFLLFLPFVIIDMVVASVLMSMGMMMLPPVVISLPFKLIFFVLVDGWYLVAGSLVRSFVSG; this is encoded by the coding sequence CTGGCGCCAAGCCTGGCATTTGGCCAGGACGTCAACATTGATTTCGGCGACGATGCCAGCCTGACCGAGCGTGCCGTTCAGCTGATCGGCCTCGTCACGATTCTCGCGCTGGCGCCCTCTATCCTCGTCATGGTGACGAGCTTCACCCGCATCGTCGTAGTGCTGTCGCTGCTGCGGACAGCCATTGGCCTGCAAACCGCTCCACCCAATTCGGTGATGGTGTCGCTAGCCCTGTTCCTCACCATCTTTGTCATGCAGCCAACGCTGCAGCAGACCTATGACCTGGGTATTGCTCCCCTCATTGCCGGGGAGATTGAAGCCCCCGAGGCCTTTGAGCTGGGCAGCGCCCCCATCCATGCGTTCATGCGCGCCAATGTGCGCGACAAGGATCTCGAGCTCTTCTACGACCTGACCGAAGCCGAACCTCCTGCTGATCCCGAAGCGATCTCGCTCCAGCTCCTGATCCCCGCCTTCATGATCTCCGAGTTGCGGCGCGCCTTCGAGATCGGCTTTCTGCTTTTCCTGCCCTTTGTCATCATCGACATGGTCGTAGCGTCGGTGCTGATGTCCATGGGCATGATGATGCTGCCGCCCGTGGTGATCTCGCTGCCCTTCAAGCTGATCTTTTTCGTTTTGGTGGACGGTTGGTATCTGGTCGCCGGATCGCTGGTGCGCAGCTTTGTCAGCGGCTAG